Proteins from one Cicer arietinum cultivar CDC Frontier isolate Library 1 chromosome 3, Cicar.CDCFrontier_v2.0, whole genome shotgun sequence genomic window:
- the LOC101490241 gene encoding major pollen allergen Ole e 1 yields MNLLTLFLILFLFTKFLEVEPARPKVIGKPKYPISQISVMGFVYCDFCSNNSFSRHSYFLPGAEVKVDCMFKALSAKTSEQITLSVNRTTNKYGMYRLEIPSVDGVRCAEGSEILSSCQANLIGSSTSSCNVPGYKSTSNVIAVKARRTNLCIYSLNALTFKPSKRDITLCGN; encoded by the exons ATGAATCTTTTAACtttgtttcttattttatttttgtttacaaAGTTTTTGGAAGTTGAGCCTGCAAGACCAAAAGTGATAGGGAAACCAAAGTATCCAATCTCTCAAATCAGTGTGATGGGTTTTGTTTATTGTGATTTCTGCTCAAATAACAGCTTTTCTAGACATAGTTACTTCTTGCCAG gtGCTGAAGTAAAAGTAGATTGCATGTTCAAAGCACTTTCAGCAAAAACTTCAGAACAGATTACACTTTCAGTAAACAGAACAACAAACAAGTATGGAATGTATAGACTTGAAATACCATCAGTTGATGGAGTGAGATGTGCTGAAGGTTCTGAAATTTTGTCTTCATGCCAAGCAAATTTAATAGGAAGTTCAACCTCTTCTTGCAATGTTCCTGGTTACAAAAGCACTTCTAATGTCATTGCAGTTAAAGCAAGAAGAACTAATCTTTGCATATATAGTCTTAATGCTTTGACTTTTAAACCATCCAAGAGAGATATTACCTTATGTGGTAATTAA